TCGCTCTAATGAGGTAAGCCTATGGACTGCACATTGCTTATTGTCTGGAAGATTAGGTTTGTCTGTCTCGAAAGGAAGCGGGAGCTCATAATGGCCGTCTTCTTTCTGCCTTATACCTTCTTTCACTTTAAGCAAGAAAAGAAGATCTTCCTGAGAAACTAAGTTATCATCTGTAGCGTGATCTGTGAAGTCGGATTCAAGGACCTTGATTATGTCTGTTAGGTTGATCTCTTTGACTCGAGTTTTGCAGACAAAGTGTACTTCTTTCTTCAGCTCAACGGATGGCTGCACGGCGGGTGTCACTTGTCGCACTATGATTCTGTGACTGGTTCCTATTGCGTCGCCGTAGTCACTTGCTGGATTCGAGCAACCGACGATGCTCCAGCCGAGGTCAGTTCGCTGTGCATATGGAAGATTTTCTTCACCACACAGGATCTCTCTTGGAAGAAGGGCTTGATGACAATTATAGCCTATCAGCAGACCTACTTCGCAGTCAAGTGGTGGTGGAATCTTGTCTGCCAGTTGCTTCAGATGACATTTTAGAGCTGTTTCAGCGGTTGGAATGTGCGATCTGTCGGCAGGAATAAACTCTCGTGTAAAAAGTGGTGGCAATTGGATCCTTTTCTGTAAATTGTATCCTCTCACTTGTAGACTTGTCAGTTTCCGGCATGATATGACTGTCGACCTTGAAGACATTGTGGACAGGCGCAAACTGACATTCTCTTTTGTTGTGTTGAGCTCTTGGGCCACTTTGTCTAAGATGAAAGTTGTATCGCTCTGCATGTCTAAGAGCGCATAGACTAGAACTTCTTGATCCGGCTGAACCCAGACTGGTATTATTGAGGACGTTTGTGTGTTTAGGCCTTCTTGTACGACTCTGTTTGTAGTTGCTGTTGCAGCTATTTCTTTGCTACCTGTTCCGTTCTTTGCATTGTCGCGACCTTTTAGAGGTGTTGACCTTTGATTTAGTTTGAATTTGTCATTATGCAAACATGTTGGATGTCTCTTCTGACATATTTCACATGTGCCTTTGTTTTCACACATTTTTGAGTGATGACCAGTCTTCAAGCATCCAAAACAAAGTCTTTCAGCTTgcacaaacttaacacgatcctgAATCGTTCTTTCAATGAACTTCCTGCACTTAGCTAGGACGTGTCCTGTTCCTTTGCAGAAGACGCATGATGAGATGTtgctctgtgttgtgtttgtggatAGTGTCTTTGCTTGAATGGTTTGACTTCGCAGTTGCTTTGGTTTCTCGCTTTCTATACTCTTAAGAGCTTGTATTGAGGAAATAGGATCACAAGCGAGATCGGCTTCCTTCGATAGAAAGTCTACAAACACTTTGAATGGAGGGTACTCAGAAGTTGCACGTCTGGCTTCCATGGCTTTGCGGTTCCAACTGGATACCAGCCAATCCGGCAACTTCAGCAGAATTCTTTGACTCTCATTGCAGTCATTAAAAACATCCAGTGTCTTAATCTGGGGCATTGCAGCTTCGCAGCTCTTGAGAAAGTCTGCAAAGTCTCTTAGCTCACAACCATTCCTAGGGTTTATCTTTGGCCATCCGTGCAGCTTGTCTCTGAAAGACTTCCCAATCATGAATGGGTCTTCGAAACGTTTTTCTAACAGCTGCCAGGCTGAGTCGTATGCTGCACCAGTACCTAAGAGGAAAAATCCTTCAACAGCTTTCATAGCGGCCCCTCGTAGGTACTTTCTTAGGTAATaccgtttttctttctttggaATGTTTTTCCTGTCTATTAATGTTTCAAAGGATAGGTGCCAATCTTTGAATTTCAAAGGATCTCCAGTGAATACTGCAGGCCTTGGAGTTGGGAGATGATTGGAGTTTATGGCTTCCGCTAAATTGTTGACCAGATCAGAGCTATTCTGCACGTGTGGTACAGACATTGAAGTTGGTAAGGCTTGTGATACAAATTCCGGACTTTGAGAACCGGAAGCTTGTCTTGTAACTGGTAGGTGTTGAGGAATGAAGGATGGACTTGAGGCATGGAGGGCTTGTGTTGTGACTGACAGTAGTTGAGGAATGACTGGTGATGTTTTGGAGTTGAGAACTTGAAGTTCTCCTGCTGGTTCAACTTCATGCAGAAAGTTGGTTGGCTTTTTCTTCAAAGTTTTCTTCGACTTGATCGTAGACCTTTACTCGGGCTCTTGCAGCATTCAGCTTCTTTATTTCTTCTAGGCGTTCAAGCTTTCTACGCTTGTCTTGAATCGCCTGTTTTCTAACTAGGTTCTCAGATTCAAATTGTGCCAGGAGCTGTTTACCTTCAGCTTCTAGCCTTTAAAGTTCTGTCTCTTCCCTTTCTTGTTCATCCAACACTGCCAAAACTTCCTTGGATGCGGCAGCTTCAGCTGCAGCTTCATTTCTTTTGACTGAGTGAATGCTAGAGCGAGTAGAACGACATTTCGAATGACGAGAGGGTGACTTTGATAGAGAACCTGTTGAGTCTAGGATCGAGCCCACATCAGGCCAAGGTTCATCCTCCTGATCTGCAGTATACCCTTTAAGTTGTCTTTCTGCCATTTGAATGATGAATCTTGACAGCGATATGCA
The sequence above is a segment of the Hypomesus transpacificus isolate Combined female chromosome 26, fHypTra1, whole genome shotgun sequence genome. Coding sequences within it:
- the LOC124487335 gene encoding uncharacterized protein LOC124487335, with the protein product MSVPHVQNSSDLVNNLAEAINSNHLPTPRPAVFTGDPLKFKDWHLSFETLIDRKNIPKKEKRYYLRKYLRGAAMKAVEGFFLLGTGAAYDSAWQLLEKRFEDPFMIGKSFRDKLHGWPKINPRNGCELRDFADFLKSCEAAMPQIKTLDVFNDCNESQRILLKLPDWLVSSWNRKAMEARRATSEYPPFKVFVDFLSKEADLACDPISSIQALKSIESEKPKQLRSQTIQAKTLSTNTTQSNISSCVFCKGTGHVLAKCRKFIERTIQDRVKFVQAERLCFGCLKTGHHSKMCENKGTCEICQKRHPTCLHNDKFKLNQRSTPLKGRDNAKNGTGSKEIAATATTNRVVQEGLNTQTSSIIPVWVQPDQEVLVYALLDMQSDTTFILDKVAQELNTTKENVSLRLSTMSSRSTVISCRKLTSLQVRGYNLQKRIQLPPLFTREFIPADRSHIPTAETALKCHLKQLADKIPPPLDCEVGLLIGYNCHQALLPREILCGEENLPYAQRTDLGWSIVGCSNPASDYGDAIGTSHRIIVRQVTPAVQPSVELKKEVHFVCKTRVKEINLTDIIKVLESDFTDHATDDNLVSQEDLLFLLKVKEGIRQKEDGHYELPLPFETDKPNLPDNKQCAVHRLTSLERRLRRNKQYYEDYVHFMNDIITRGDAEKVPPPDLND